The following are encoded together in the Vespa velutina chromosome 3, iVesVel2.1, whole genome shotgun sequence genome:
- the LOC124947703 gene encoding transmembrane protein 53 isoform X2: protein MPEKMSDQEDLEYCIMFPSFPPSPKDPTTLTSSTNNGQDHKEEFVFVYEEDKRPLVVLLGWAGCQDRYLAKYSAIYKEKSCITLRYTAPMECLFGRRNKMPYIGKRLLQVIAKNSLNDHPIFFHIFSNGGALLYQHISIAMQQMDSPIQSQVKGVIFDSAPGERRVTSLFKAISAIIGGHPLTNIPMSFFITIFLSMFWFFEVIAHALGRGFTIQSNPFALMEESYSWPQLFLYSNTDTLIPAADVEKFASRRAERGVRVQLVLFTNSPHVKHYAMYREVYVNTVCSFINECLQSGNPSKRFEKATTHEDERIESDVYDAQPGLTKRVVLPSEATKYQN from the exons ATGCCGGAAAAGATGAGCGATCAAGAGGATCTGGAATACTGCATAATGTTCCCGTCCTTTCCACCATCGCCGAAGGATCCAACGACGTTGACTTCTTCGACGAATAATGGACAGGATCATAAAGAGGAATTCGTCTTCGTTTATGAAGAGGACAAACGGCCACTTGTCGTTTTACTTGGATGGGCTGGCTGTCAAGACAGATATTTGGCTAAATACAGTGCTATCTATAAGGAAAAGAG TTGCATCACTCTTCGTTACACGGCACCGATGGAATGTCTATTTGGACGAAGGAATAAAATGCCTTATATTGGCAAACGATTATTACAAGTGATCGCTAAAAACAGTCTGAACGATCATCCgatattctttcatatattcaGCAATGGTGGAGCTTTGCTTTATCAACACATCAGTATCGCGATGCAACAAATGGATTCACCGATACAA TCGCAAGTGAAGGGTGTGATCTTTGACAGTGCACCAGGTGAAAGAAGAGTTACGTCCCTGTTCAAAGCTATCAGTGCTATCATCGGTGGACATCCTCTGACGAATATACCGATGTCCTTCTTCATTACAATCTTCCTATCAATGTTCTGGTTCTTTGAG gtgATCGCTCATGCACTTGGACGAGGTTTCACCATTCAATCTAATCCGTTCGCACTGATGGAAGAATCCTATTCTTGGCCGCAACTCTTTCTTTACTCGAACACCGACACATTGATTCCAGCTGCC gaCGTTGAAAAATTCGCAAGTCGACGCGCAGAACGCGGTGTACGTGTACAACTTGTCCTCTTTACAAATTCACCCCATGTAAAACATTATGCAATGTACCGTGAGGTCTACGTAAATACGGTTTGCAGTTTCATCAATGAGTGCTTGCAATCCGGCAACCCGTCCAAGAGATTTGAGAAGGCAACAACTCATGAGGACGAACGAATCGAATCTGACGTTTACGACGCCCAACCAGGCCTGACGAAACGCGTCGTTTTGCCTAGCGAGGCAacgaaatatcaaaattag
- the LOC124947703 gene encoding transmembrane protein 53 isoform X1, translating into MLLVSVRGNLYDIMPEKMSDQEDLEYCIMFPSFPPSPKDPTTLTSSTNNGQDHKEEFVFVYEEDKRPLVVLLGWAGCQDRYLAKYSAIYKEKSCITLRYTAPMECLFGRRNKMPYIGKRLLQVIAKNSLNDHPIFFHIFSNGGALLYQHISIAMQQMDSPIQSQVKGVIFDSAPGERRVTSLFKAISAIIGGHPLTNIPMSFFITIFLSMFWFFEVIAHALGRGFTIQSNPFALMEESYSWPQLFLYSNTDTLIPAADVEKFASRRAERGVRVQLVLFTNSPHVKHYAMYREVYVNTVCSFINECLQSGNPSKRFEKATTHEDERIESDVYDAQPGLTKRVVLPSEATKYQN; encoded by the exons ATGTTGCTTGTATCA GTGCGAGGTAATCTATACGATATCATGCCGGAAAAGATGAGCGATCAAGAGGATCTGGAATACTGCATAATGTTCCCGTCCTTTCCACCATCGCCGAAGGATCCAACGACGTTGACTTCTTCGACGAATAATGGACAGGATCATAAAGAGGAATTCGTCTTCGTTTATGAAGAGGACAAACGGCCACTTGTCGTTTTACTTGGATGGGCTGGCTGTCAAGACAGATATTTGGCTAAATACAGTGCTATCTATAAGGAAAAGAG TTGCATCACTCTTCGTTACACGGCACCGATGGAATGTCTATTTGGACGAAGGAATAAAATGCCTTATATTGGCAAACGATTATTACAAGTGATCGCTAAAAACAGTCTGAACGATCATCCgatattctttcatatattcaGCAATGGTGGAGCTTTGCTTTATCAACACATCAGTATCGCGATGCAACAAATGGATTCACCGATACAA TCGCAAGTGAAGGGTGTGATCTTTGACAGTGCACCAGGTGAAAGAAGAGTTACGTCCCTGTTCAAAGCTATCAGTGCTATCATCGGTGGACATCCTCTGACGAATATACCGATGTCCTTCTTCATTACAATCTTCCTATCAATGTTCTGGTTCTTTGAG gtgATCGCTCATGCACTTGGACGAGGTTTCACCATTCAATCTAATCCGTTCGCACTGATGGAAGAATCCTATTCTTGGCCGCAACTCTTTCTTTACTCGAACACCGACACATTGATTCCAGCTGCC gaCGTTGAAAAATTCGCAAGTCGACGCGCAGAACGCGGTGTACGTGTACAACTTGTCCTCTTTACAAATTCACCCCATGTAAAACATTATGCAATGTACCGTGAGGTCTACGTAAATACGGTTTGCAGTTTCATCAATGAGTGCTTGCAATCCGGCAACCCGTCCAAGAGATTTGAGAAGGCAACAACTCATGAGGACGAACGAATCGAATCTGACGTTTACGACGCCCAACCAGGCCTGACGAAACGCGTCGTTTTGCCTAGCGAGGCAacgaaatatcaaaattag